The following coding sequences lie in one Pirellulales bacterium genomic window:
- a CDS encoding alpha/beta hydrolase, whose protein sequence is MNEPCRALSPPAAAWLAAGNRRTLGPRTVFTVERGSGPVVLLLHGFPTSSYDWRGVIDRLDGSYRCVACDFLGFGLSDKPDDCSYSLFDQADLVEALARQLGIEAAHVVSHDMGTSVHCELLARAQHGKLGFRIAASTFTNGSMLQWLAQITPFQELLATNATLPQAIELCAGPMEMYVPALLALMRRPEAVSEVDARVMHELLTHRDGARRIPAIAGYMRERYVHQDRWLGALAVADPLQFVWADGDPIAHVEMGREHARRAPQARYVELANLGHFLMIEDPAAVAAEIARFWSG, encoded by the coding sequence ATGAACGAGCCTTGCAGAGCCCTGTCGCCTCCCGCCGCAGCCTGGCTGGCCGCCGGGAACCGCCGCACGCTCGGGCCGCGAACGGTCTTCACCGTCGAACGGGGCTCGGGCCCGGTCGTGCTGCTGCTACATGGGTTTCCAACATCCAGCTACGACTGGCGTGGCGTGATCGACCGGCTCGACGGCAGTTACCGGTGCGTGGCGTGCGACTTCCTCGGATTCGGCCTGTCCGACAAGCCGGACGATTGCAGTTATTCGCTGTTCGATCAGGCCGACCTGGTGGAGGCGTTAGCCCGGCAATTGGGCATCGAGGCCGCGCACGTCGTCAGCCACGACATGGGCACCAGCGTGCACTGCGAGCTGCTGGCCCGTGCACAGCACGGAAAGCTCGGGTTTCGGATCGCCGCGTCGACTTTCACCAACGGCAGCATGCTGCAGTGGTTGGCGCAGATCACGCCGTTTCAAGAGCTGCTGGCCACCAACGCCACGTTGCCCCAGGCCATCGAGCTTTGTGCTGGGCCGATGGAGATGTACGTCCCGGCGCTGTTAGCCCTGATGCGGCGCCCCGAGGCCGTGTCCGAGGTGGATGCCCGGGTGATGCATGAGCTGCTCACCCATCGCGACGGGGCGCGGCGCATTCCGGCGATCGCCGGATACATGCGCGAGCGCTACGTGCATCAGGACCGCTGGCTGGGGGCGCTGGCCGTGGCCGATCCCTTGCAGTTCGTTTGGGCCGACGGCGATCCGATTGCCCATGTCGAGATGGGCCGCGAGCACGCGCGGCGCGCGCCCCAGGCACGCTACGTCGAGCTGGCCAACCTGGGGCATTTCTTGATGATCGAAGATCCCGCGGCGGTGGCCGCCGAGATCGCGCGGTTCTGGTCGGGTTGA
- a CDS encoding zf-HC2 domain-containing protein, translating to MTCEELVGFLADYLDGQLPAETRALFETHLAVCPPCVEFLKSYGQTVRVARAALCGEGHAPPTLPEDLVQAILASRPRP from the coding sequence ATGACTTGTGAGGAACTGGTCGGGTTCTTGGCCGATTACCTCGACGGTCAGCTGCCCGCTGAAACGCGCGCTCTGTTCGAGACCCATCTGGCCGTCTGCCCGCCCTGCGTCGAATTCCTGAAAAGCTACGGCCAAACCGTCCGGGTGGCCCGAGCTGCGCTCTGCGGCGAAGGTCACGCCCCCCCCACCCTGCCGGAGGACCTGGTCCAAGCGATCCTCGCCAGCCGTCCGCGACCATGA
- a CDS encoding enoyl-CoA hydratase/isomerase family protein — protein MDAVLFEKRGHIALITLNRPEAHNAISPEVAVRLAEYWQIVHSDAEIRVAIVTGAGEGAFCSGADLARLIPLMTGARMPEDEWDEKVMSDPTTSMRALLRNFDPEKPVIAAINGSALAGGMEFVVATDIRVAADTAQFALREVVWSLFPIGGSTVRLPRQMPLAAAMEIMLTGNPITAHRAYELGFVNHVVPRDQVLAKALEIAETIAANGPLAVKAVRQSVKACLALDEEQGLARELEIGMPVFATRDAREGPRAFKEKRKPNFEGR, from the coding sequence GTGGATGCAGTGCTGTTCGAAAAGCGTGGGCACATCGCCCTGATCACGCTCAACCGTCCCGAGGCGCACAACGCCATCAGCCCGGAAGTCGCCGTCCGGCTGGCCGAGTACTGGCAGATCGTGCATAGCGACGCCGAAATTCGCGTGGCCATCGTCACCGGCGCCGGCGAAGGAGCCTTTTGCAGCGGCGCGGATCTCGCGCGCTTGATCCCCTTGATGACCGGCGCACGGATGCCCGAGGACGAGTGGGACGAAAAGGTGATGAGCGATCCAACGACGTCGATGCGGGCGTTGCTGCGGAACTTCGATCCGGAGAAGCCGGTGATCGCAGCGATCAACGGTTCGGCGCTCGCCGGCGGCATGGAGTTCGTGGTCGCCACCGACATTCGCGTCGCCGCCGACACGGCACAGTTCGCTTTGCGCGAAGTGGTCTGGAGCTTGTTCCCGATCGGGGGCTCGACGGTGCGCTTGCCACGGCAGATGCCGCTGGCGGCCGCCATGGAGATCATGCTCACTGGTAACCCCATCACGGCCCACAGGGCCTACGAACTGGGCTTCGTCAACCATGTCGTGCCGCGCGATCAGGTGCTGGCCAAGGCGCTGGAGATCGCCGAGACGATCGCCGCCAACGGCCCCCTGGCGGTCAAGGCGGTCCGTCAGTCGGTCAAAGCCTGCCTGGCGCTGGACGAGGAACAAGGCCTGGCCCGGGAGCTGGAGATTGGCATGCCCGTGTTTGCCACCCGCGACGCCCGCGAAGGTCCCCGGGCCTTCAAGGAAAAACGGAAGCCGAACTTCGAGGGCCGGTAA